One Anopheles marshallii chromosome 3, idAnoMarsDA_429_01, whole genome shotgun sequence genomic region harbors:
- the LOC128716397 gene encoding protein brown codes for MSANKPNSSTLSSAVLLEWKNLTVSVQPSSDRQLASANEWHGRPGHQKKKEITLLRNASGAVRSDNLVAIMGPSGAGKTTLLAAISMRITGSTTVHGKVLINGLYVTRTQMKQLTGFVPQYEIALQTLTVAEHLTFVARLKNVGYVAVLRIINELGLQGCWGTRIAQLSGGERKKVNLAGELLTEPDILFCDEPTTGLDSFNAASVMKTLQSLCANGRRAVICTIHDPPSQVFQCFSDVILLQDGGTVFYQGPTADRMDFFSSIGKQLPASGNPADFYFQLVSPDAIAFAASEADEAIHRYEIVRRACRENIARKCLMTRYHQAKIIQKLANDKHRVCRAKQLTILLHRTALDSFRNVREYLTVTAIFLFTSVVIASLYYEVRPASQTSIQDIRGALFLMISELVYTISYGVFYTFPSEMPLIRREVGEKSYNLSVYYVHKVLYSVPRAFFESFLFIGVVYAFVGFTTDILTYCCMSLVSSGASILAMAYGYLLSCTTGTMNMAIETSNIVFLAFMLLGGLYLNLRAFPLLKYLSFFFYASEGVSVYYWLPMESIPCNESSNGNETTTCLANGKAVLEDAGYATSYEALHLNYLVMAVQIVLVHLVAYMLLRKFVRKAGFY; via the exons ATGAGTGCAAACAAACCGAATTCCAGCACGCTGAGCAGTGCCGTACTGCTTGAATGGAAAAATCTAACCGTCAGTGTGCAGCCATCATCCGACAGACAATTGGCATCCGCAAACGAGTGGCATGGTCGGCCAGGAcatcaaaaaaagaaagaaattacATTGCTTCGAAATG CCAGCGGTGCAGTACGATCCGACAATTTGGTGGCCATTATGGGCCCAAG TGGTGCTGGCAAAACAACGCTACTGGCCGCCATCTCAATGCGAATCACCGGctccaccaccgtccatggaAAGGTGCTTATCAACGGTCTGTACGTGACCAGGACGCAGATGAAACAGCTGACCGGATTCGTGCCACAGTACGAGATCGCCCTACAGACACTGACCGTTGCTGAGCATCTAACCTTTGTG GCTAGACTTAAAAATGTCGGATATGTCGCTGTGCTGCGCATCATCAACGAGCTGGGACTGCAGGGCTGCTGGGGGACGCGGATCGCTCAGCTGTCGGGCGGTGAGCGAAAGAAGGTGAATTTGGCCGGCGAGTTGCTTACCGAGCCGGACATTCTTTTCTGTGACGAACCAACTACCGGATTGGACAGCTTCAATGCTGCGTCGGTAATGAAAACACTCCAGAGTCTGTGTGCCAACGGTCGGCGAGCGGTGATATGCACGATTCACGACCCTCCTTCACAGGTGTTTCAGTGTTTCAGCGATGTTATCCTGCTGCAAGACGGCGGAACCGTCTTCTATCAGGGACCGACGGCCGATCGGATGGATTTTTTCAGCTC CATTGGCAAACAGCTGCCGGCGAGTGGAAATCCTgccgacttttacttccagcTCGTAAGTCCCGATGCGATCGCGTTCGCGGCCAGTGAAGCCGATGAAGCCATTCATCGGTACGAGATCGTGCGCAGGGCGTGTCGGGAAAATATCGCTCGAAAGTGTCTCATGACCCGGTACCATCAGGCAAAGATCATCCAGAAGCTGGCCAACGACAAACACCGCGTGTGCCGGGCCAAACAGCTCACGATACTGCTCCATCGTACGGCTCTCGATAGCTTTCGAAATGTGCGCGAGTATCTTACAGTGACGGCTATATTTTTG TTTACCAGCGTTGTGATAGCGTCCCTGTACTACGAAGTACGTCCAGCTTCACAAACCTCAATCCAGGACATTCGCGGAGCACTGTTTCTGATGATAAGCGAACTGGTTTACACGATCAGCTACGGTGTGTTCTACACGTTTCCCTCCGAGATGCCACTGATCCGCCGTGAGGTGGGCGAGAAGAGCTATAACCTCTCCGTGTATTATGTCCACAAAGTCCTGTACAGTGTACCACGGGCATTCTTCGAGTCGTTTCTATTCATTGGCGTGGTGTACGCATTTGTCGGGTTCACGACTGACATTCTCACGTACTGCTGCATGTCGCTAGTGTCCAGCGGTGCGAGTATACTGGCCATGGCCTACG GCTATTTGCTGTCCTGCACAACCGGCACGATGAACATGGCCATCGAGACAAGCAATATCGTGTTTCTCGCCTTCATGCTACTTGGTGGTCTCTATCTCAACCTGCGCGCATTCCCGCTGCTCAAGTACCTCTCATTTTTCTTCTACGCCAGCGAGGGAGTCTCCGTCTACTATTGGCTGCCGATGGAGTCGATCCCCTGCAATGAGTCATCGAACGGCAACGAAACCACCACCTGCCTAGCGAACGGAAAAGCCGTCCTAGAGGACGCTGGATACGCGACATCTTACGAGGCACTCCATCTCAACTATCTCGTCATGGCAGTACAAATTGTCCTGGTACACCTGGTGGCGTACATGCTGCTGCGGAAGTTTGTCCGCAAGGCGGGATTCTACTGA
- the LOC128710972 gene encoding uncharacterized protein LOC128710972 isoform X1 gives MEQPPAARRLTRDESEDSPVEFVVVESDVSMSDAGLSSPEKKPKKKRSGLSFKKLRSNAQKLIPKRGRKDSSAKSSETSSLGGDSGMVSGGTDDLLPATPSPPPPASPTGTEASFDTVLKSTESLPAIKEDPVREAALLGARSDEDILLDGKDKQRQKKARKPSRAASFMKKLAGRSKSSKVAPNPEGSPAAGGASEGDEISSGTLETPLSIKRQTPEGAMFVSGAEQYQNGDRDDGTSVDPPSPILVRQLDSEPTALRAKRTEMKITLTRSLAKPSTSLETSLDGANTDVNDAMRSNDGGGMGNGLNVTRNAVAENSRELAIDSKPISSDIVSVPTPRVSIGIEQSPQLIAAVRTQQSSSSTSSVDTRLSSLLSGDYIAEINKFSIENITNAGAGLVAGGAGGGGVELPPLPQPRASLSIRERFFQQPVVTIESAPNFDSQDVAPPSSVVVDEEIDGFMRKARGASSATGSGGTARSKGGSKSPATVDKPTAGAASGQQQDLSSSSASSSTSASKAASTVRTQEAAKPYQLGNSLKNPNNSGFKSIEQQQPADQQQDPLPVNVSVDSKGNAEKQDEQQGDTIPTEPTIVFDIGTQVRPDRTSTIVKPAGGRSAATTLAVPSAGLESGAQSGTFASIGSTSRSLDELIGVGGGGSYDDNSQNNTSEGSLRRIAYVEQPTFYTPEEEELLTGKPPRSSSSLLSSALESGEYSLESEDYLESKMSPHGDLLLEKGASDQSATMATGQAEKREHLYKILVIGELGTGKTSFIKRYVHQFFSQNYRATIGVDFALKVLNWDQNTIIRLQLWDIAGQERFGNMTRVYYKEAVGAFIVFDVTRSATFDAVIKWKNDLDSKVQLPDGKPIPCILLANKSDQQKQGIVTTPAKLDEYVKEHGFAGWFETSAKENVNIEEAAKSLVNKILMNDKLLNTGEVIDSERFGLIGAKTDTSQKKSCAC, from the exons ATGGAGCAGCCACCGGCAGCGCGGCGACTAACGCGCGACGAATCCGAGGACAGTCCGGTCGAGTTCGTGGTGGTGGAGTCGGACGTATCGATGTCCGATGCGGGACTCAGCTCGCCGGAGAAGAAACCGAAGAAGAAGCGCAGTGGCCTATCATTCAAGAAACTGCGCAGCAACGCGCAGAAGCTTATACCGAAGCGAGGTCGAAAGGATTCGTCGGCGAAATCGTCCGAGACGAGCTCGCTCGGTGGTGATTCGGGCATGGTGAGTGGCGGTACGGATGACTTGCTTCCGGCCACCCCTTCCCCACCTCCGCCTGCTTCACCAACGGGGACCGAGGCGTCTTTCGACACCGTACTGAAATCGACCGAAAGCCTGCCGGCAATCAAGGAGGATCCGGTACGTGAGGCCGCACTGCTTGGTGCACGCTCGGACGAGGACATACTGTTGGATGGAAAGGACAAACAGCGGCAGAAAAAAGCGCGCAAGCCAAGCCGTGCGGCTAGTTTCATGAAGAAGTTGGCTGGACGTTCCAAGTCGTCGAAGGTGGCGCCAAACCCGGAGGGATCGCCGGCAGCTGGTGGAGCTTCCGAGGGTGACGAGATATCGTCCGGAACGTTGGAGACTCCGCTGAGCATCAAGCGCCAAACGCCGGAAGGTGCCATGTTTGTGTCGGGTGCCGAGCAGTACCAAAATGGTGACCGGGACGACGGAACGTCGGTGGATCCACCATCGCCGATTTTGGTGCGGCAGCTCGATTCCGAACCGACGGCACTAAGGGCCAAACGGACTGAAATGAAAATCACGCTCACACGCAGCCTGGCTAAACCGTCGACCTCACTGGAAACCTCGCTGGACGGCGCAAACACTGATGTGAACGATGCGATGCGAAGCAACGATGGCGGTGGCATGGGCAATG GCCTGAACGTCACTCGGAACGCGGTGGCTGAGAACAGCAGGGAGCTCGCAATCGACTCTAAACCAATTAGCTCAGACATCGTTTCTGTTCCGACACCGAGGGTATCAATCGGGATTGAACAATCGCCGCAGTTGATCGCAGCCGTTCGTACGCAACAGTCATCGTCATCCACGTCATCCGTTGATACGCGTCTGTCCAGTCTGCTGAGCGGCGACTACATCGCGGAGATCAATAAGTTTTCCATCGAGAACATTACCAACGCCGGCGCGGGTTTAGTAGCAGGAGGagcaggaggaggaggag TGGAATTGCCACCATTGCCGCAGCCACGTGCATCGTTGTCGATTCGGGAGCGATTCTTCCAGCAGCCGGTAGTGACGATCGAGTCGGCCCCAAACTTTGATTCCCAGGACGTTGCACCACCGTCGTCGGTTGTCGTCGACGAGGAAATAGACGGTTTTATGAGGAAAGCGAGAGGAGCGAGTTCGGCCACCGGATCCGGAGGAACAGCGCGTTCGAAAGGGGGCAGCAAGAGCCCGGCGACGGTTGACAAACCTACGGCGGGCGCCGCCAGTGGGCAGCAGCAAGacttgtcgtcgtcgtcggccTCATCGTCGACGTCGGCAAGTAAGGCAGCTTCTACGGTACGTACACAGGAAGCGGCTAAGCCATATCAGCTGGGTAACAGCCTAAAGAATCCCAACAATTCTGGATTTAAATCGatcgaacagcagcagccggccGACCAGCAGCAGGATCCATTGCCAGTGAACGTCAGTGTGGACAGCAAGGGGAACGCGGAGAAGCAGGACGAGCAACAGGGCGACACCATCCCAACCGAACCGACAATAGTTTTCGATATCGGAACACAGGTACGCCCGGACAGAACCTCCACTATCGTTAAGCCTGCTGGTGGCCGCTCAGCGGCCACAACGCTTGCCGTACCTTCCGCGGGACTGGAGAGCGGTGCCCAGTCGGGGACATTTGCCTCGATCGGTAGCACCTCACGCTCGCTTGACGAGCTGATCGGCGTTGGAGGTGGTGGTTCGTACGACGACAATAGTCAAAACAACACTAGCGAGGGTTCGCTACGGCGCATTGCTTACGTCGAACAGCCGACCTTCTACACGCCAGAAGAGGAAGAGCTGCTGACAGGCAAGCCGCCACGATCCTCCTCCTCCCTGCTGTCGAGCGCGCTCGAGTCCGGCGAGTATTCGCTCGAGTCGGAGGACTACCTCGAGAGCAAGATGTCCCCGCACGGTGATCTGCTACTCGAGAAGGGGGCCTCCGACCAATCG GCAACTATGGCGACTGGACAGGCCGAGAAGCGTGAGCATCTCTACAAAATTCTCGTCATCGGCGAACTCGGCACTGGCAAGACGTCCTTCATCAAGCGGTATGTGCATCAGTTCTTCAGCCAAAACTATCGCGCCACTATCGGAGTGGACTTTGCGCTCAAAGTGCTCAACTGGGACCAGAACACGATCATCCGCCTCCAGCTGTGGGATATTGCCG GGCAGGAACGGTTTGGTAACATGACCCGGGTATACTACAAGGAAGCAGTAGGTGCATTCATCGTTTTCGACGTCACACGCAGTGCCACATTCGACGCAGTGATCAAGTGGAAAAACGATCTCGACTCAAAAGTGCAACTTCCCGATGGCAAACCTATTCCGTGCATACTCTTAGCCAACAAG AGTGACCAACAGAAGCAGGGAATAGTGACGACACCCGCCAAACTGGACGAGTACGTCAAGGAGCACGGGTTCGCCGGATGGTTCGAAACATCGGCAAAGGAGAACGTTAACATTGAAGAAGCGGCCAAATCGTTAGTGAATAAG ATTTTAATGAATGACAAACTGTTAAACACGGGTGAGGTTATCGATTCCGAACGGTTCGGCCTGATTGGCGCAAAGACGGACACGAGTCAGAAGAAATCCTGTGCTTGCTGA
- the LOC128710972 gene encoding uncharacterized protein LOC128710972 isoform X2, producing MEQPPAARRLTRDESEDSPVEFVVVESDVSMSDAGLSSPEKKPKKKRSGLSFKKLRSNAQKLIPKRGRKDSSAKSSETSSLGGDSGMVSGGTDDLLPATPSPPPPASPTGTEASFDTVLKSTESLPAIKEDPVREAALLGARSDEDILLDGKDKQRQKKARKPSRAASFMKKLAGRSKSSKVAPNPEGSPAAGGASEGDEISSGTLETPLSIKRQTPEGAMFVSGAEQYQNGDRDDGTSVDPPSPILVRQLDSEPTALRAKRTEMKITLTRSLAKPSTSLETSLDGANTDVNDAMRSNDGGGMGNGLNVTRNAVAENSRELAIDSKPISSDIVSVPTPRVSIGIEQSPQLIAAVRTQQSSSSTSSVDTRLSSLLSGDYIAEINKFSIENITNAGAGLVAGGAGGGGGGGVGGAEAGAGGEGVVELPPLPQPRASLSIRERFFQQPVVTIESAPNFDSQDVAPPSSVVVDEEIDGFMRKARGASSATGSGGTARSKGGSKSPATVDKPTAGAASGQQQDLSSSSASSSTSASKAASTVRTQEAAKPYQLGNSLKNPNNSGFKSIEQQQPADQQQDPLPVNVSVDSKGNAEKQDEQQGDTIPTEPTIVFDIGTQATMATGQAEKREHLYKILVIGELGTGKTSFIKRYVHQFFSQNYRATIGVDFALKVLNWDQNTIIRLQLWDIAGQERFGNMTRVYYKEAVGAFIVFDVTRSATFDAVIKWKNDLDSKVQLPDGKPIPCILLANKSDQQKQGIVTTPAKLDEYVKEHGFAGWFETSAKENVNIEEAAKSLVNKILMNDKLLNTGEVIDSERFGLIGAKTDTSQKKSCAC from the exons ATGGAGCAGCCACCGGCAGCGCGGCGACTAACGCGCGACGAATCCGAGGACAGTCCGGTCGAGTTCGTGGTGGTGGAGTCGGACGTATCGATGTCCGATGCGGGACTCAGCTCGCCGGAGAAGAAACCGAAGAAGAAGCGCAGTGGCCTATCATTCAAGAAACTGCGCAGCAACGCGCAGAAGCTTATACCGAAGCGAGGTCGAAAGGATTCGTCGGCGAAATCGTCCGAGACGAGCTCGCTCGGTGGTGATTCGGGCATGGTGAGTGGCGGTACGGATGACTTGCTTCCGGCCACCCCTTCCCCACCTCCGCCTGCTTCACCAACGGGGACCGAGGCGTCTTTCGACACCGTACTGAAATCGACCGAAAGCCTGCCGGCAATCAAGGAGGATCCGGTACGTGAGGCCGCACTGCTTGGTGCACGCTCGGACGAGGACATACTGTTGGATGGAAAGGACAAACAGCGGCAGAAAAAAGCGCGCAAGCCAAGCCGTGCGGCTAGTTTCATGAAGAAGTTGGCTGGACGTTCCAAGTCGTCGAAGGTGGCGCCAAACCCGGAGGGATCGCCGGCAGCTGGTGGAGCTTCCGAGGGTGACGAGATATCGTCCGGAACGTTGGAGACTCCGCTGAGCATCAAGCGCCAAACGCCGGAAGGTGCCATGTTTGTGTCGGGTGCCGAGCAGTACCAAAATGGTGACCGGGACGACGGAACGTCGGTGGATCCACCATCGCCGATTTTGGTGCGGCAGCTCGATTCCGAACCGACGGCACTAAGGGCCAAACGGACTGAAATGAAAATCACGCTCACACGCAGCCTGGCTAAACCGTCGACCTCACTGGAAACCTCGCTGGACGGCGCAAACACTGATGTGAACGATGCGATGCGAAGCAACGATGGCGGTGGCATGGGCAATG GCCTGAACGTCACTCGGAACGCGGTGGCTGAGAACAGCAGGGAGCTCGCAATCGACTCTAAACCAATTAGCTCAGACATCGTTTCTGTTCCGACACCGAGGGTATCAATCGGGATTGAACAATCGCCGCAGTTGATCGCAGCCGTTCGTACGCAACAGTCATCGTCATCCACGTCATCCGTTGATACGCGTCTGTCCAGTCTGCTGAGCGGCGACTACATCGCGGAGATCAATAAGTTTTCCATCGAGAACATTACCAACGCCGGCGCGGGTTTAGTAGCAGGAGGagcaggaggaggaggaggtggagGAGTAGGAGGAGCAGAagcaggagcgggaggagaaGGAGTAGTGGAATTGCCACCATTGCCGCAGCCACGTGCATCGTTGTCGATTCGGGAGCGATTCTTCCAGCAGCCGGTAGTGACGATCGAGTCGGCCCCAAACTTTGATTCCCAGGACGTTGCACCACCGTCGTCGGTTGTCGTCGACGAGGAAATAGACGGTTTTATGAGGAAAGCGAGAGGAGCGAGTTCGGCCACCGGATCCGGAGGAACAGCGCGTTCGAAAGGGGGCAGCAAGAGCCCGGCGACGGTTGACAAACCTACGGCGGGCGCCGCCAGTGGGCAGCAGCAAGacttgtcgtcgtcgtcggccTCATCGTCGACGTCGGCAAGTAAGGCAGCTTCTACGGTACGTACACAGGAAGCGGCTAAGCCATATCAGCTGGGTAACAGCCTAAAGAATCCCAACAATTCTGGATTTAAATCGatcgaacagcagcagccggccGACCAGCAGCAGGATCCATTGCCAGTGAACGTCAGTGTGGACAGCAAGGGGAACGCGGAGAAGCAGGACGAGCAACAGGGCGACACCATCCCAACCGAACCGACAATAGTTTTCGATATCGGAACACAG GCAACTATGGCGACTGGACAGGCCGAGAAGCGTGAGCATCTCTACAAAATTCTCGTCATCGGCGAACTCGGCACTGGCAAGACGTCCTTCATCAAGCGGTATGTGCATCAGTTCTTCAGCCAAAACTATCGCGCCACTATCGGAGTGGACTTTGCGCTCAAAGTGCTCAACTGGGACCAGAACACGATCATCCGCCTCCAGCTGTGGGATATTGCCG GGCAGGAACGGTTTGGTAACATGACCCGGGTATACTACAAGGAAGCAGTAGGTGCATTCATCGTTTTCGACGTCACACGCAGTGCCACATTCGACGCAGTGATCAAGTGGAAAAACGATCTCGACTCAAAAGTGCAACTTCCCGATGGCAAACCTATTCCGTGCATACTCTTAGCCAACAAG AGTGACCAACAGAAGCAGGGAATAGTGACGACACCCGCCAAACTGGACGAGTACGTCAAGGAGCACGGGTTCGCCGGATGGTTCGAAACATCGGCAAAGGAGAACGTTAACATTGAAGAAGCGGCCAAATCGTTAGTGAATAAG ATTTTAATGAATGACAAACTGTTAAACACGGGTGAGGTTATCGATTCCGAACGGTTCGGCCTGATTGGCGCAAAGACGGACACGAGTCAGAAGAAATCCTGTGCTTGCTGA
- the LOC128713285 gene encoding uncharacterized protein LOC128713285: MLQSSLGQAQRFKKRERTQNWAYEEKHFLLELCRKDMHIIENKRLDSALTTLKNRAWKIIHQQFAIAFGTDRNCNRLKEQWRRMKACTRAEMLDYQQRIQRFGQEVADRKKPSGFTFEIWEFMQEAKKVCKNELMDDVDYSKMKLSLEENLPQGVSIKDCSDENDDESSSMWDKNSQNICEVQIKEDSHDELDEYDKGPTAKYPRLRGLSSTSSPFGTGSSAADAAHSRFSELLASSFASRLANSDHHHHLSSTGGSGSNHNNNNNNNNTASGNKLLESLDAFNRTAFGSESSLADLGAHGGPANANLSQVDLSNTLEALNLLKNRFNRMSELGHWKNAFQEAHNLSTGNHQQPPDSPTGVGHSAATNHILQGLANGGNGALLHDDDHDGGIVHPRPGSPLPAGRGTSTGLKKLLESQHQSEHELRMQILKTELETAKLNKETAELNRQLALQKLRRGADSTSTSVGDAANHSDRRDEDDPDVMDDNTSNSTVPEGRLVVRSLSSLEAAPPTAPLPPSVPTSPSLSLKRDRE, encoded by the exons ATGCTCCAAAGCAGTCTCGGACAAGCGCAGCGCTTTAAGAAGCGCGAACGCACACAGAACTGGGCGTACGAGGAGAAACATTTTCTGCTCGAACTTTGCCGGAAGGACATGCACATCATCGAGAACAAGCGGCTGGACAGTGCGCTGACCACGCTGAAGAACCGTGCGTGGAAGATCATCCATCAGCAGTTTGCGATCGCGTTCGGTACCGATCGGAACTGCAACCGGCTGAAGGAGCAATGGCGTCGGATGAAGGCATGCACGCGGGCCGAGATGCTTGACTACCAGCAGCGGATACAGCGCTTCGGGCAGGAGGTCGCCGATCGCAAGAAGCCGAGCGGGTTCACGTTCGAGATCTGGGAGTTTATGCAGGAGGCGAAGAAAGTTTGCAAGAACGAGCTGATGGACGATGTGGACTACTCCAAGATGAAGCTGTCGCTCGAGGAAAACCTTCCGCAGGGCGTGTCGATCAAGGACTGCAGTGACGAGAACGACGATGAGAGCTCCTCGATGTG GGATAAGAATTCGCAAAACATTTGCGAGGTTCAGATAAAGGAAGACTCCCACGACGAGCTGGACGAGTACGATAAGGGACCGACGGCGAAGTACCCACGGCTAAGAGGACTCTCGAGCACATCCTCACCCTTCGGGACGGGTTCGTCCGCTGCGGATGCGGCCCACAGTCGATTTAGCGAGCTGCTTGCGTCGAGTTTTGCGAGCCGGCTGGCCAACAGtgaccatcaccatcatctcaGCAGTACCGGTGGATCCGGCAGCAaccacaataacaacaacaataacaacaataccGCCAGCGGGAACAAGCTGCTCGAAAGCCTAGACGCTTTCAACCGGACTGCGTTTGGGAGTGAATCGAGCCTAGCCGACCTGGGTGCTCACGGAGGCCCCGCAAACGCCAATCTATCGCAAGTGGATCTAAGCAACACCCTCGAAGCGCTGAACCTGCTGAAAAATCGCTTCAACCGTATGAGCGAGCTGGGGCACTGGAAAAATGCTTTCCAGGAGGCACACAATCTCAGCACGGGCAACCACCAACAGCCCCCAGATTCACCGACCGGAGTGGGGCACAGTGCTGCGACCAACCACATACTGCAGGGCCTGGCCAACGGAGGTAACGGGGCGCTCCTGCACGACGACGACCACGATGGAGGAATCGTACATCCGAGGCCCGGATCACCACTGCCGGCCGGGCGAGGTACGAGCACGGGCCTCAAGAAGCTGCTCGAGTCTCAGCACCAGAGCGAGCACGAGTTGCGCATGCAGATTCTGAAAACCGAGCTAGAAACAGCtaaactaaacaaagaaaCGGCCGAGCTGAACCGGCAGCTAGCGCTACAGAAGCTACGAAGGGGGGCCGACAGTACCAGTACGAGCGTTGGCGACGCTGCCAACCATTCGGACCGAAGAGATGAAGACGATCCGGACGTGATGGATGATAACACTTCAAACTCGACGGTTCCCGAGGGCAGACTGGTTGTCCGATCGCTATCGTCGCTGGAAGCAGCACCACCGACCGCCCCACTACCGCCGTCCGTTCCGACCTCACCATCGTTGTCCTTAAAGCGCGATCGCGAGTAA
- the LOC128711836 gene encoding mitochondrial folate transporter/carrier encodes MASTLKNHKTAAAAAVATAGAAGAGKGNFGWLAHVKYEHLMAGISGGVTSTLLLHPLDLIKIRFAVNDGRTASVPQYRGLTSAFLTIFRQEGFRGLYKGVTPNMWGSGSAWGFYFMFYNTIKTWIQDGNTAQPLGPTLHMLAAAEAGVLTLAMTNPIWVVKTRLCLQCNERVTAGSGTGYAGMVDGLTKIYRTEGIRGLYRGFVPGMFGVSHGALQFMTYEEMKNKYNQHRKRPIDAKLTTSEYLTFAAVSKLIAAAGTYPYQVIRARLQDQNHSYKGTWDCVKLTWRYESWRGFYKGLGPNLTRVIPATMVTFVTYEHVSHYLLDKNKARSNAH; translated from the exons ATGGCTTCGACCTTGAAAAATCATAAGACAGCTGCGGCCGCGGCAGTAGCCACTGCTGGTGCCGCCGGTGCCGGAAAGGGCAACTTCGGTTGGCTGGCCCACGTGAAATACGAACATCTGATGGCTGGCATTTCCGGTGGGGTCACATCAACACTTCTTCTACATCCTCTGGATCTGATCAAGATCCGGTTTGCCGTGAATGATGGACGAACGGCATCGGTGCCACAGTATCGTGGGTTGACCAGCGCATTCCTAACGATATTCCGCCAGGAAGGCTTCCGCGGGCTGTACAAAGGAGTCACCCCGAACATGTGGGGTTCCGGCAGTGCGTGGGGATTCTATTTTATGTT CTACAATACGATAAAGACATGGATACAGGATGGAAATACGGCGCAACCCTTAGGACCTACGCTCCACATGCTGGCGGCAGCCGAAGCAGGCGTTCTAACGCTTGCCATGACCAACCCGATCTGGGTGGTGAAGACGAGGCTATGTCTGCAGTGTAATGAGCGCGTTACGGCCGGTTCCGGTACCGGTTATGCCGGTATGGTTGACGGTCTTACTAAAATCTACCGCACGGAGGGCATTCGAGGACTGTACAGG GGATTCGTACCGGGAATGTTTGGTGTATCGCACGGAGCACTCCAGTTCATGACATACGAGGAAATGAAGAACAAATACAACCAGCACCGCAAACGACCGATCGACGCCAAACTG ACGACATCCGAGTACTTGACATTTGCCGCCGTTTCGAAATTAATTGCAGCCGCCGGTACCTACCCGTACCAAGTAATACGGGCGCGTCTGCAGGATCAAAACCATAGCTATAAGGGCACCTGGGATTGCGTGAAGCTCACATGGAG ATATGAATCGTGGCGCGGATTCTATAAAGGTCTCGGTCCGAACCTGACCCGGGTCATCCCGGCGACGATGGTTACGTTTGTAACGTACGAACATGTATCACACTATCTATTGGATAAAAACAAAGCCAGGAGCAATGCGCACTAA